A section of the Harmonia axyridis chromosome 2, icHarAxyr1.1, whole genome shotgun sequence genome encodes:
- the LOC123672583 gene encoding uncharacterized protein LOC123672583 isoform X2, which translates to MNLFHTLRTQCTQRLIFAVYLLYVNVERLTRGLFIEALLFEGIRNYQLEDLVESIDYHCRNKKLGCSVPVPLREFKRHEQNCEYTAKDCIIGCPWHGNNIQMLSHLRKEHELLDLDEVIIFNIRSQRRKFLKIVIYNGHIFEFVVIYGISFPFIFSLHCLSYHLKYKYEIHLLDKSENNLDMIVNNLCPMLDVTCEKYIDVIADDVKIPFKLIQHLIDDNSELSLKLTITNVKK; encoded by the exons atgaatttgttccatactttacggacacagtgtaccCAAAGATTAATCTTTGCAGTGTACCTATTATATGTTAATGTGGAAAGGCTAACGAGGGGATTGTTCATAGAAGCACTCCTCTTCGAGG gaATTAGAAATTATCAATTGGAAGACTTGGTGGAGAGCATAGACTATCAttgtagaaataaaaaattgggatGCAGCGTTCCAGTTCCACTGCGAGAGTTCAAGAGACATGAGCAAAATTGTGAATACACCGCTAAAGATTGTATTATTGGGTGTCCATGGCATGGGAACAATATTCAGATGCTTTCTCATTTGCGGAAGGAACATGAACTGCTGGATCTGGATGaagtaattattttcaatatacggTCTCAGAGGAGAAAATTTCTCAAGATTGTCATTTACAATGGTCATATATTCGAATTTGTTGTTATCTACGGCATTTCGTTTCCTTTTATATTCAGTTTACATTGTTTGAGCTACCATCTCAAATATAAGTATGAAATACATCTTCTCGATAAGTCTGAAAATAATCTCGATATGATAGTGAATAACTTATGTCCTATGCTAGACGTTACCTGCGAAAAATATATCGATGTGATAGCAGATGATGTCAAAATACCTTTTAAATTGATACAACATTTAATTGACGACAATAGTGAGCTATCTTTGAAACTGACGATTACAAATGTTAAAAAGTAG